Part of the Bacteroidota bacterium genome is shown below.
TGCACATGTAGCAGCATTGCCATATCTTGATGCTGCAGGCAAAGGTCTTTATGGCGAAAGCAAACCCGGTACACGTGCCAAAGCCTGGAGCGATATGTTTAAGCAATCCCTGAACGGTCAAACAAGAAAAGTTAATCCTGAAGCCATTATTGTTTACCTGTATTCTTCTGCCATTTCTTCCGGGAGTTCTGCATATAAAGCAAATGGTTGGGAAAATGCAATCCGAACTACCCTCTCAGGAGGAGGTGCATCAATAAAAACCACTGCACAAATGATTGACAAATTCCCTATGGCTGATGGAACCAGGCCGGTGAAGGGTGTTAATTATGACACCTTAAATTTCTTTGTCAACCGCGATCCCCGTTTTTATAGAACTTTCGCGTTCAATGGCAGTTTCTGGCCCTATAAAGATTCTATCAGCAATGCCACGGTCTGGTCATATTACTGGCAAAAGAATGCTACCAGTCCGACTACCCTGTACTATGCAGAAGCTGGTTCTATGCCTTCCGGAGGAGCCTTTGTAAGGAAAATGTCACAAGACGGAAATATCGCTAAAGCCGACTTTTTATATTCGGTATCGGATATTATAGAATTCCGCTATGCTGAATTTTTGTTAAATTGGGCAGAATGTGCAGCAGGTATCAATCATCTGCAGGAAGCTTATGATATTTTGAAACGTATCCGTATACGTGCATCCATTCCCGCAGGTACAGATGGCACTTACGGACTTGGAACAGATATTCTGAACGACAGATACAAAATGTTCGAAGCGATTCTTTATGAAAGAAGTATTGAACTCGCATACGAAGGAAAACGCTTCTGGGACTTAAGGAATTGGGAACTATTTGGAAATACTGATAATGGTGACCAGGTATGCAACCTTCTTGGAATAACTCCCCTAAATGGTACGCGACGTACTGGTTTCTATATCCAGGTTGATCCGGGTAAAGCAGCCGTTTCTGCATTAAACAGTCATGGCTATGGAACAGGAAACGGTCTCTCTTATGACCCTCTGTACAAAGCCGGAGTCCGGCCCAAATATGATGGTTCTTCAATAAACGCTACAGTTGGCAGGGTCGACCCTGATGCATCGGATGCAAACTGGAATATCGGAATTACAAACCTGCAGACATTCTATAATACATATTTAAAACGAGTATATAAGAATGATCTCGATGCTACTAAGTCTCCAGTTTTTTCATTTGCATTTCTACCTCAGTATTATTTCTTTGGTATCAATCAAAACGTACTCCAGGCAAATGATTATCTAAACGATCAACAAACTAAAGGTTGGCTGAATGTTTATGGCCAGAGTGGAACATTT
Proteins encoded:
- a CDS encoding RagB/SusD family nutrient uptake outer membrane protein; translated protein: MIRKYILGMISIAAIVLTSCSDQYLENMKDYSGFNEQVFTEPSMAAGYVDYIYNQMEPGNNSTPIQTLGDGINYSTTFSTTTDEFAGTTSLNNNGSTLTNSSVSTYFGSPLSGSIVNNPYTRIKQINLFLENIDVYGKTTITLAQRNKMKGQMYFWRAWQYFDLVRLYGGVPMVMHSQKPSSTDTTIRIPRSTTTKCISLICQDLDSAITLLPATMVGNDYGRIDKAAAAAFKARVLSTIATPVFNSDWQNISSAKWQAAYDAHVAALPYLDAAGKGLYGESKPGTRAKAWSDMFKQSLNGQTRKVNPEAIIVYLYSSAISSGSSAYKANGWENAIRTTLSGGGASIKTTAQMIDKFPMADGTRPVKGVNYDTLNFFVNRDPRFYRTFAFNGSFWPYKDSISNATVWSYYWQKNATSPTTLYYAEAGSMPSGGAFVRKMSQDGNIAKADFLYSVSDIIEFRYAEFLLNWAECAAGINHLQEAYDILKRIRIRASIPAGTDGTYGLGTDILNDRYKMFEAILYERSIELAYEGKRFWDLRNWELFGNTDNGDQVCNLLGITPLNGTRRTGFYIQVDPGKAAVSALNSHGYGTGNGLSYDPLYKAGVRPKYDGSSINATVGRVDPDASDANWNIGITNLQTFYNTYLKRVYKNDLDATKSPVFSFAFLPQYYFFGINQNVLQANDYLNDQQTKGWLNVYGQSGTFDPTE